In Cellulomonas sp. Y8, the genomic stretch TGGCGAACCCCTGGACCCTGGCCGGGCCGGCCGTGGAGCTGTCCCGCCCGGAGTTCGACTGGGAGGTCAGGGGGTTCTGGGTCAACGAGGGCCCCTCGGTCCTGGTCCGCAGCGGCCGGGTGTTCCTCACGTACTCGGGCGCCGCGACCGGCATCGACTACGCCATGGGCGTGCTGACCGCCGACCTCGGGTCGGACCTGCTGGACCCGGCGTCGTGGACCAAGAGCGAGACCCCGGTGTTCGTCTCGGACCCCGCCGCGGGCCAGTACGGGCCGGGGCACAACTCGTTCACCGAGCTCGCGGACGGCACGCCGGTGCTGGTCTACCACGCCCGCACCTACACCGAGATCGTCGGCGACCCGCTGCAGGACCCCAACCGGCACGCCCGCGCCCAGGTCCTGCCGTTCGACGCCGACGGCAACCCGCTGTGGGGCACCCCCGTGCCCGACACCCGCCCCACCCCGACCTCGACCGAGGTCCTCAGCCCCGCCGCAGACCCGCAGTGACCACCAGCACCACCCCCGCCGCCGAGCAGCGCCCGAGCGCCCTGGAGTCGCTGAAGCGCGGCGTGTTCTGGAACTACGGCGGGCTGTTCTTCTTCTACTTCGCCATCTGGCAGCTCGCGTTCACGTTCCTGCCGCTGTGGCTGGCGCGCGAGGGCATGGGCACCGGCGCCATCGGCGTCGTCAGCACCGTCTCCGCGATCACGGCGCTCGCCCTCCAGCCCGTCTACGGGTTCCTGCAGGACCGGCTCGGCTTCAAGAAGTACCTGTTCGCGTTCGTCGTCCTGTGCGCGGCGTTCATGGGCCCGTTCTTCGTGTTCGTGTTCCAGCCGCTGATCGGCGTGAACGAGTACCTGGCCGCTGTCGTCGGGGGCGTGTTTCTCAGCCTGTGCCTGAACTCGGGCGTCGGCGTCGTGGAGGCGTTCAGCGAGCGGGCCAGCCGCGCCAACGGCTACGAGTACGGCCACGCCCGGCTGTTCGGCTCGCTCGCGGGCGGCACCGCGGCGCTGGTCGGCGGGTTCATCTGGGCCGCGAACCCGGACAGCATCTGGTGGGCCGGCTCGGTGTCGGCGATCGTGCTGGGCACGCTGCTGTTCGTCGCGCGGGTGCCGCGGGGCGACGGGGCGGCCGCGGCCGCCGGCGCCGAGGCGGACGCGGGGTCGGGCGGCACCAAGGTCTCGAAGGAGACCGTGCTCGCGCTGCTCCGCGACCGGAACTTCCTGGGCTTCGTCGTGCTGATGTTCGGCACCGCCGCGCTGTACGACGTGTTCGACCAGCAGTTCCCGAACTACTTCGCCACGTTCGTCGCCAGCGGCGACCCCGAGGTGCTGTTCTCCCGGGTCGTGGCGGTGCAGATCTTCGCCGAGGCGGCGTTCATGGTCGCCGCGCCGTTCATCGTGAACAAGATCGGCGCGCGGAAGGGCCTCATGGTGTTCGCGGCGATCCTGCTCGTGCGCGTCCTGGGCTCCGCGTTCTTCACGCACGAGTGGCTGCTGATCGCCTGGCGCCTGCTGGCCGCGATCGAGATGCCGTTCCTGCTGGTGTCGGTGATGAAGTACATCACCCGGATGTTCGACGTCCGGATCTCCGCTACGGCCTACATGCTGGGCTTCAACTTCGCCAAGCAGATCGGCATCGCGATCTTCGCGTCGGTGTTCGGCGCCTCGTACGCGGCGATCGGCTTCGCGCACTCGTACCTGATCATGGCGGGCGTGATCCTCGCCGTGACGCTGGTGGCGCGGTTCCTCATGGCCGACGACCGGGACCGCGTCGCGCCGGGGGAGCCGACCGACCGGGCGGACGGCGGCGCGCCGACGCACGTGCTCGCGTCGTCCTGAGCCGGCCGACGGGGGCGGTGCGTCGGCGACGGCGCGCCGCCCCCGTCGCCGTGCCGGGCGCCGATCGCGCCTGCGGCACCACCCGGCTCGCCTATGCTGCAGCCAGGCCGCGACAGATGGAGGGACCTGTGCCCGACCATCCCGAGGGGAGCCCGGCGGAGCCGTCGTCGCGGGCCGCCGTGCAGCGGCTGCTGGCGTCGGTCGGCAACCCCGCCCTGGAGCGCCTCGCCCAGCTCGCCTCCCGCCTGCTCGCCGCCCCGTCGTCGCAGGTCTCGCTGCTCGCCGACGTGCCGACGGCCGACGACGGCACGCCCGCCCCGCCGGAGGCCGGACCCGTCGTCGGCGCGACCGGCCTGCGGAGCCCGCTGCAGGACCAGGTGTGCGCGGTGACCGCCTCGCTCGGCGAGCCGCTGGTGGTCGCGGACGCGCGCGCCGACGACCGGCTGCGCGACCTGGACGTCGTCGCCGACGGCCGGGTGCGCGCGTACCTGGGCGTCCCGCTGGTCGGCAAGGACGGCCAAGTCGTCGGCGCGCTGTGCGTGTACGACGCCCAGGTGCGGGCGTGGTCGACGGACGACGTCCTGGTGCTCACCGACCTGGCCGCCTCGGCCGTCGCGGAGCTCGAGCTGTCGGCGCTCGCCGTCGAGTACGAGGCCGACCGGGTGCGCTGGCAGCTCGCGGTGACCGCGGGCGAGGTCGGCAGCTTCGACTGGGACCTCGTCACCGGTGCGCTCGCCTGGGACGACGAGCTGCACGCCATCTTCGGCCTGGAGCCGGGCACGTTCGGCGGCACTATCGAGGCGTTCGACGCCTGCCTGCACCCCGACGACCGGGCGCGGGTCGCGGCGGCGCTGCAGGACGCGATCGAGCGCGTCGCGCAGTACACGGCCGAGTACCGGGTCGTGCACCCCTCGGGCGCCGTCCGGTGGGTCAAGGCGAAGGGCATGGCGCTGCCCGGTCCGGACGGC encodes the following:
- a CDS encoding oligosaccharide MFS transporter, with the protein product MTTSTTPAAEQRPSALESLKRGVFWNYGGLFFFYFAIWQLAFTFLPLWLAREGMGTGAIGVVSTVSAITALALQPVYGFLQDRLGFKKYLFAFVVLCAAFMGPFFVFVFQPLIGVNEYLAAVVGGVFLSLCLNSGVGVVEAFSERASRANGYEYGHARLFGSLAGGTAALVGGFIWAANPDSIWWAGSVSAIVLGTLLFVARVPRGDGAAAAAGAEADAGSGGTKVSKETVLALLRDRNFLGFVVLMFGTAALYDVFDQQFPNYFATFVASGDPEVLFSRVVAVQIFAEAAFMVAAPFIVNKIGARKGLMVFAAILLVRVLGSAFFTHEWLLIAWRLLAAIEMPFLLVSVMKYITRMFDVRISATAYMLGFNFAKQIGIAIFASVFGASYAAIGFAHSYLIMAGVILAVTLVARFLMADDRDRVAPGEPTDRADGGAPTHVLASS